A genomic window from Trueperella bialowiezensis includes:
- a CDS encoding glycosyltransferase, producing the protein MTWLYVLVAIPFAISAVVGMMITAGALLSQLRPRVEPATSSPNPKVSVIIPAYNEAVVLRPCLDSILECEYENLELIVVNDGSTDDTAEILAGYENRAIIINKPNGGKGSALNEGIRHATGEILVFVDADGVFTKHTIPNMLAGFRHKNVGAVCGNDQPINTHNVLTKILALMTHTGTGLARRGLALLGMLPIVAGNSGAFRASVIRQIGGLREDTLGEDLELTWRVQEAGYEVEFAPDAVVLAEVPDNLRSLWKQRVRWTRGLIQTTRLHWREFFRPSASMFHLYLPINLLLQLVQPILQLLALIGLPILVAVGIADFGDWTATLPSLWVVAGVSVTLVNIVIALILDRAWDRFAFLWVIPLLLPFSIFLSCVALAGLIAEIRGVESKWNKFERTGVRTVTA; encoded by the coding sequence GTGACGTGGCTTTATGTACTTGTGGCGATTCCGTTCGCGATCTCGGCGGTCGTGGGCATGATGATCACAGCGGGTGCGCTGCTTTCTCAGCTTCGCCCGCGGGTCGAGCCGGCAACGAGTTCACCCAATCCGAAAGTGTCCGTGATCATTCCGGCCTACAACGAGGCCGTGGTACTCCGGCCGTGTTTGGATTCGATTTTGGAATGCGAATACGAAAACTTGGAGCTCATCGTCGTCAACGACGGTTCGACGGACGACACGGCCGAGATCCTGGCCGGTTACGAGAATCGGGCGATCATTATTAATAAGCCGAACGGCGGTAAAGGATCAGCGCTCAACGAGGGCATCCGGCACGCAACAGGGGAGATTTTGGTGTTCGTCGACGCCGACGGCGTGTTCACCAAGCACACGATCCCGAACATGCTTGCCGGGTTCCGGCACAAGAACGTGGGCGCCGTGTGCGGAAACGATCAGCCGATCAACACGCACAACGTGCTAACGAAAATTTTGGCGTTGATGACGCACACGGGAACCGGGCTCGCACGCCGTGGGCTCGCCCTGCTCGGCATGCTCCCGATCGTGGCGGGCAACTCGGGTGCTTTCCGCGCGTCGGTCATCCGCCAAATTGGCGGCCTGCGCGAGGACACGCTCGGCGAAGACCTCGAGCTCACGTGGCGCGTACAAGAGGCCGGCTACGAGGTTGAATTCGCGCCCGACGCCGTCGTGCTCGCCGAAGTGCCAGACAACCTGCGCTCCTTGTGGAAGCAACGCGTGCGGTGGACGCGCGGCCTTATTCAGACCACGCGCCTGCACTGGCGTGAGTTCTTCCGCCCGTCGGCATCAATGTTCCACCTTTACCTGCCGATCAATTTGCTCTTGCAGCTCGTCCAGCCGATTCTGCAGCTTCTTGCACTGATCGGGCTGCCCATCTTAGTGGCCGTGGGAATCGCCGACTTTGGAGACTGGACGGCCACCTTGCCCAGCCTATGGGTGGTGGCCGGTGTGAGCGTCACCCTGGTTAACATCGTGATCGCACTGATCCTCGATCGTGCCTGGGATCGCTTCGCCTTCCTGTGGGTCATTCCGCTACTGTTGCCGTTCTCGATCTTCCTATCCTGCGTCGCCCTTGCGGGCCTGATCGCAGAGATCAGGGGCGTGGAGAGCAAGTGGAACAAGTTCGAACGTACGGGTGTCAGAACGGTGACCGCTTAG
- a CDS encoding PIG-L deacetylase family protein: METIHWGLAALLAAVAIVSVAAESALRRKLTNYRPTQILAAFAGILLTPANVWAAMGNVSPTVSKLIIAGSAAAVLAVIALYFVFSIRRTETTLPRRILAIGAHPDDLELAVGGTLARLADSGHEIHSIVMTAGKVGGDPAIRREEAKNGSKFLGVKHVDVHDFTDTDLESDMNEMIQVIERKIRSFNPDIIFTHSKHDQHQDHHAVHMATVRAGRRHPAILCFESPSVTLDFSPKVFVDIDDYVGVKASAVAIHENQAGKPYMTEERVTGMAHFRGDQAKMTHAEGFEPVRFDAFKGTF; encoded by the coding sequence ATGGAGACCATCCATTGGGGGCTCGCGGCGCTGCTCGCCGCGGTGGCCATCGTGAGCGTGGCGGCGGAAAGCGCGCTGCGCAGGAAGCTGACTAATTACCGTCCCACTCAGATTTTGGCAGCGTTTGCCGGGATTCTTCTCACGCCGGCAAACGTGTGGGCGGCGATGGGGAATGTGAGCCCGACGGTATCGAAGCTGATCATCGCGGGGTCGGCGGCTGCCGTGCTCGCTGTGATCGCTCTGTATTTCGTGTTTTCGATTCGCCGCACGGAGACGACGTTGCCGCGGCGCATCCTGGCGATTGGTGCTCACCCGGACGATCTTGAGCTCGCCGTCGGTGGCACGCTCGCGCGGCTGGCTGATTCTGGTCATGAGATCCATTCGATCGTCATGACTGCTGGCAAGGTGGGTGGCGATCCTGCGATCCGCCGTGAAGAGGCGAAGAACGGTTCGAAGTTCCTCGGGGTTAAGCATGTGGATGTCCACGATTTCACCGACACGGATCTGGAGTCGGACATGAACGAGATGATCCAAGTGATCGAACGTAAGATTCGCTCGTTTAATCCGGACATTATTTTCACGCATTCGAAGCACGACCAACATCAAGACCACCATGCTGTGCACATGGCAACGGTGCGTGCGGGGCGGCGCCATCCGGCGATCCTGTGCTTCGAGTCGCCGTCGGTCACCCTCGATTTTTCGCCGAAGGTGTTCGTGGATATTGATGACTATGTGGGCGTGAAGGCCTCGGCGGTTGCCATCCACGAAAACCAGGCGGGTAAGCCGTATATGACGGAGGAACGCGTAACGGGCATGGCCCATTTCCGGGGCGACCAGGCGAAGATGACGCACGCCGAAGGGTTCGAACCGGTTCGTTTTGATGCTTTTAAGGGGACGTTTTAA
- a CDS encoding class C sortase codes for MSAKHRARSRAATWAFPSLSALGALIFLLGLSLALYPSVASWFSQHNQSKLIEELNSTHRDIPVPNEHILDAREYNRLLVGGVIVEADRHKATGQVEKEGPFDYHSLLTATESGIMARLRIESIDVDLPIYHGTADDTLRKGVGHLRGTALPVGGPSQRSVLTAHRGLPEATLFNDLDKVEIGDDVVVEVFGEVLTYRIIDTQVIEPDDTESISVEQGKDLLSLITCTPLGVNTHRILVTGERVYPTPEADLAAAGRSPDIPGFPWWAVIAGVSLVAAPVYVWRAGYAEGRRKRAREDAAARD; via the coding sequence ATGTCAGCCAAGCATCGAGCCCGGAGCAGGGCGGCCACGTGGGCGTTCCCCTCGCTGTCCGCCCTCGGCGCGCTCATCTTTCTTCTCGGGCTGAGCCTTGCACTCTATCCGTCCGTGGCATCGTGGTTTTCCCAACACAATCAATCGAAGCTCATCGAGGAACTCAACAGTACGCACCGGGATATTCCCGTCCCTAACGAGCACATTTTGGACGCACGCGAATACAACCGGCTACTGGTTGGCGGGGTGATCGTTGAAGCGGATCGTCACAAGGCTACCGGCCAAGTCGAAAAAGAAGGCCCGTTCGACTACCACTCACTGCTCACGGCCACCGAGTCGGGGATCATGGCTCGCCTGCGAATAGAGTCCATCGACGTCGACCTTCCGATCTACCACGGCACGGCCGATGACACGCTACGCAAGGGGGTCGGGCACCTACGCGGAACCGCACTACCAGTGGGTGGCCCCTCACAGCGTTCGGTTCTCACCGCCCACCGAGGCCTACCGGAAGCCACACTTTTCAATGACCTAGACAAGGTGGAGATTGGCGACGACGTCGTCGTCGAAGTTTTTGGCGAAGTGCTCACGTACAGAATCATTGACACGCAAGTGATCGAACCTGATGACACGGAATCGATTTCGGTGGAGCAGGGCAAAGATTTGTTATCGCTGATTACGTGTACTCCGCTGGGGGTCAACACGCACAGGATTTTGGTGACGGGCGAACGAGTGTATCCCACACCTGAGGCCGACCTTGCCGCCGCGGGCCGCTCGCCCGATATTCCAGGGTTCCCATGGTGGGCGGTCATAGCTGGAGTATCCCTTGTTGCGGCGCCCGTCTACGTGTGGCGTGCTGGCTATGCGGAGGGCCGGCGCAAGCGGGCGCGCGAAGATGCCGCTGCCCGAGATTAA
- a CDS encoding SpaH/EbpB family LPXTG-anchored major pilin: protein MKTTKLGRAVALVGALTLASLGLATGAGATGFEAPDSTQEATLTIHKHEGTGTGDLGEYTGQAPTGLGTPLAGVEFTIQQVGTDVGGTCMAPDLATPAGWEAISAATVDNVCDIGSPVTVTTQADGSISQTLAHGMYKVTETNPGPNLIKETSVPFLVTLPMPVQPNTWDYSVDAYPKNTLADEPTKPTKEAADPDKFTPGALIDWTIKANVPAAALAYTDVTITDTIPAGLEFTQVKSVKVGTTELVKGADYNDGATIKLTADGLAKLNALVVGTGNAADVEVVLETKVLDTIAGQVTNEVKMDLNAKPGEPGTGTTVWGKLEVSKVDKSNNSPLKDAVFSIYEGKCADNGALVADGLTTDMNGKISQVLYVGKTEADTKDYCLKETAAPSGYILDDVGRDVTLSGTTTDVVLTFENVKVDGPDLPLTGAQGTALITGVGLVLLAAGAGTVYVARRRQR from the coding sequence ATGAAAACAACGAAGTTAGGGCGTGCAGTAGCCCTCGTTGGGGCGCTCACGCTGGCCTCACTCGGGCTTGCTACCGGCGCCGGCGCTACAGGTTTCGAGGCGCCTGATTCAACGCAGGAAGCTACTCTCACCATTCACAAGCATGAAGGTACCGGCACGGGGGACCTTGGCGAATACACCGGCCAGGCTCCTACTGGTCTTGGTACTCCGCTCGCGGGCGTCGAGTTCACGATCCAGCAGGTGGGCACGGACGTGGGCGGCACCTGTATGGCTCCCGACCTTGCCACTCCCGCCGGCTGGGAAGCAATCTCTGCTGCCACGGTCGACAACGTGTGTGACATCGGCAGCCCAGTTACCGTGACAACCCAAGCGGACGGCAGCATTAGCCAGACACTCGCCCACGGCATGTACAAGGTGACGGAAACCAACCCTGGTCCGAACCTCATTAAGGAAACATCGGTGCCGTTCCTCGTTACTCTGCCGATGCCGGTTCAGCCCAACACGTGGGATTACTCGGTTGACGCATACCCGAAGAACACGCTGGCTGACGAGCCCACAAAGCCCACCAAGGAAGCAGCCGACCCGGACAAGTTCACCCCGGGCGCGCTGATCGACTGGACGATCAAGGCCAACGTTCCGGCAGCGGCGCTCGCTTACACGGACGTCACTATCACCGATACGATCCCTGCCGGGCTCGAGTTCACCCAAGTAAAGTCCGTCAAGGTTGGTACAACCGAGCTGGTCAAGGGCGCTGACTACAACGATGGAGCAACCATCAAGCTGACCGCTGACGGCCTAGCCAAGCTCAACGCTCTGGTTGTTGGCACCGGCAACGCTGCGGACGTCGAAGTTGTTCTCGAGACCAAGGTGCTCGATACCATCGCCGGCCAGGTCACCAACGAAGTCAAGATGGACCTCAACGCCAAGCCGGGCGAACCTGGTACCGGTACCACGGTGTGGGGCAAGCTCGAGGTGAGCAAGGTCGACAAGTCCAACAACTCTCCGTTGAAGGACGCCGTGTTCTCGATCTACGAGGGCAAGTGTGCCGATAACGGCGCGCTCGTGGCGGATGGTCTGACCACTGACATGAACGGCAAGATCTCCCAGGTGCTTTACGTCGGCAAGACCGAGGCTGACACGAAGGATTACTGCTTGAAGGAGACGGCTGCTCCCTCCGGTTACATCCTCGACGACGTTGGCCGTGACGTCACGCTCTCCGGCACAACGACCGACGTCGTTCTGACGTTTGAGAACGTCAAGGTTGACGGTCCTGACCTCCCGCTTACGGGTGCTCAGGGCACCGCTCTCATCACGGGCGTAGGCCTCGTCCTACTTGCCGCGGGTGCGGGCACGGTTTACGTCGCTCGGCGTCGTCAACGCTAA
- a CDS encoding VWA domain-containing protein, with protein MFAPRAFRSAYAHPTQPGEVKVFKKAEPVPGMVNMWDVTLRVEGKDKKRTSDIVLVIDTSGSMRYYGRMDAAKDAAKAFVDTLLPSDNTRIAVVSYETNVTVHSGLTNDPTALRSAINGLRADGGTFTQAGVRQARNMLESSTADYKHIVLLSDGVPTYSYALNNPGNYLQPYNGRHWETTANAPESAYRYNVAVGDGTDLHTQYNRQRAWRKRYYNHGNSAIAEAGFTKNEGTRLWTVGLQMSTTGNSIMQSMASPDSFTDVQDVNQLTPVYQAIAGYIDAAVRDAQAVDPMGQGFEIPIADVQKISATPANPAPTYENNTINWKPGSLTRPIVPGSDVKYAELKYRISINDKILAATPDASGNYPTNGEAKITYTDADWQPQSVPFPVPTVKPTLYVVKKVLYDDAGAVVNTDMDFKVNVTGPGLDSVQPYAREVILNASDADGRVITDLKVQGNYTVEEEDHPDYSTTYEVNGVPTGNDGKDLATFTVTEGVEHTIVIHNRPATGTLTIEKALDGDATEKAAELTYSGTYTCEHATKPDITGTWQKQGAGQALLTPSGQTTGVEHVDVPVNYTCSVTENALTGVDGEYYSSSQQIGAPVTITKDQAANVVVTNTINKNAGSVAWTKVDDAGAGLGGSEWVLKGPGLPTQGQAVQDVGNNGQFTVNNLAWGEYTLVETLAPAGHMLDETPITFRVGDVDNTDGLNVVLDPVVNVKVVGPNIPLTGGISRDTYMYVGLVVMVAGLAAAGTHSIRRKMSEENA; from the coding sequence ATGTTCGCACCGCGAGCCTTTCGCTCCGCTTACGCGCATCCCACCCAACCGGGCGAAGTCAAAGTTTTCAAGAAGGCCGAGCCGGTTCCCGGCATGGTCAACATGTGGGACGTGACGCTGCGCGTAGAGGGCAAAGATAAGAAGCGGACCTCCGACATCGTACTTGTGATCGACACTTCTGGATCCATGAGGTATTACGGCCGGATGGATGCTGCGAAAGATGCTGCTAAGGCCTTTGTTGATACGCTCTTGCCCTCGGACAACACTCGTATCGCGGTCGTATCCTACGAAACTAACGTGACCGTACACAGCGGCCTGACAAATGATCCAACAGCGCTGCGGAGCGCCATCAACGGTCTGCGAGCTGATGGAGGCACGTTTACGCAGGCGGGAGTGCGGCAGGCTCGCAACATGCTCGAGTCGTCGACGGCGGACTACAAGCATATCGTGTTGCTCTCTGATGGCGTGCCAACATACTCGTACGCATTAAACAATCCAGGTAATTATCTTCAGCCCTACAACGGTAGGCATTGGGAAACTACTGCGAACGCGCCGGAATCGGCGTACAGGTATAACGTAGCAGTGGGAGATGGCACTGACCTCCATACGCAATATAACCGCCAACGCGCATGGAGGAAGCGGTACTACAACCACGGAAATTCGGCGATCGCTGAAGCTGGTTTCACGAAGAACGAAGGTACTCGGCTCTGGACAGTCGGGCTTCAGATGAGCACCACGGGTAATAGCATCATGCAGTCCATGGCGTCTCCGGATAGCTTCACGGACGTGCAAGATGTCAATCAGTTAACGCCCGTCTATCAGGCGATTGCGGGCTACATCGACGCCGCTGTGAGAGACGCTCAAGCAGTTGACCCGATGGGTCAGGGCTTCGAAATCCCGATCGCTGACGTCCAAAAAATCTCTGCCACACCCGCGAACCCAGCGCCGACCTACGAGAACAATACGATCAACTGGAAGCCCGGTTCGCTGACCAGGCCGATCGTACCTGGATCGGACGTGAAGTATGCGGAATTGAAATACCGCATCAGCATCAACGATAAGATTTTGGCCGCCACGCCGGATGCGTCCGGAAATTACCCGACGAACGGCGAAGCCAAGATTACTTACACGGACGCTGACTGGCAGCCGCAGAGCGTTCCGTTCCCTGTTCCAACGGTGAAGCCGACCCTGTACGTCGTGAAGAAAGTGCTGTACGACGACGCCGGAGCGGTCGTGAACACAGACATGGACTTCAAAGTCAACGTGACTGGGCCAGGTCTTGACAGTGTCCAGCCGTATGCTCGTGAAGTTATTCTCAATGCGTCAGATGCCGACGGGCGTGTGATCACCGACCTCAAAGTGCAGGGCAACTACACGGTCGAGGAAGAAGACCACCCGGACTATTCCACCACCTACGAGGTTAATGGCGTGCCCACCGGCAACGACGGCAAGGATCTTGCAACGTTCACGGTCACGGAAGGTGTGGAGCATACGATCGTCATCCACAACCGTCCCGCTACCGGAACGCTGACGATCGAGAAAGCTCTCGACGGCGATGCCACCGAGAAGGCTGCGGAACTGACATATTCGGGCACCTACACCTGTGAGCACGCCACGAAGCCAGACATCACGGGCACGTGGCAGAAGCAAGGTGCAGGCCAAGCCCTGCTGACACCGAGTGGGCAAACCACCGGCGTCGAACACGTTGATGTGCCGGTGAACTACACGTGCTCTGTCACTGAAAATGCGCTTACCGGCGTCGACGGCGAATACTACAGCTCAAGCCAGCAGATCGGCGCGCCGGTGACGATCACGAAAGACCAGGCCGCGAACGTCGTCGTCACGAACACCATTAACAAGAACGCCGGAAGCGTGGCGTGGACCAAGGTCGACGACGCGGGAGCCGGCTTGGGCGGCTCCGAATGGGTCCTGAAAGGTCCCGGACTGCCGACCCAGGGGCAAGCTGTTCAAGACGTCGGTAACAACGGGCAATTCACCGTAAACAATCTTGCGTGGGGCGAGTACACGCTCGTCGAAACCCTGGCACCTGCCGGGCACATGCTCGATGAAACACCTATCACGTTCCGGGTTGGCGACGTCGACAACACCGACGGCTTGAACGTCGTGCTCGATCCCGTCGTCAACGTCAAGGTGGTCGGGCCGAATATTCCACTGACAGGTGGGATTAGTCGTGACACCTACATGTATGTCGGACTCGTCGTCATGGTAGCTGGTCTTGCTGCGGCAGGAACTCACTCCATCCGGCGCAAGATGAGTGAGGAGAACGCCTGA
- a CDS encoding ATP-grasp domain-containing protein: MKILLTGAGGPAGRALYPQLVDRGVDVVRVDMAGGEGIVAVPPARHKNFISFINELVDTEGIDAVIPTVQEELPVFAAATMFVPVLISEPNAVAIADDKWLTYHALNRAGVSVPRSTTPGALDTRTLGWLGDRVISKPRRSRGGRGVIVHENPRADELATLPEDSIIQEFAPGEEYAPNVFVSNERTECVVLRKTALAYGHHGNAVATEVVDEPGIAQLAIDAARALNLRGPVDVDIRRRRDGTPVVLEINARFGANSAKAPVIVEAALELLANAQPNLRRMPEHDLDKDEIGRWLDAQAAMSAPAGEGVDSQ; the protein is encoded by the coding sequence ATGAAAATCTTGTTAACTGGCGCTGGTGGTCCGGCTGGCCGCGCACTGTATCCGCAGCTGGTCGACCGCGGCGTGGACGTGGTTCGAGTGGACATGGCGGGTGGCGAGGGTATCGTGGCCGTTCCGCCGGCTCGGCACAAGAATTTTATTTCGTTCATTAACGAGCTGGTTGATACGGAGGGGATCGACGCCGTCATCCCAACAGTGCAAGAAGAGCTCCCGGTTTTCGCGGCAGCAACAATGTTTGTGCCGGTGTTGATTTCGGAGCCGAACGCGGTGGCGATCGCTGACGACAAGTGGCTGACCTATCATGCGCTGAATCGCGCAGGGGTGTCGGTTCCACGGTCGACGACGCCGGGTGCGCTCGATACTCGGACGCTCGGCTGGCTCGGGGATCGCGTTATTTCTAAGCCGCGCCGTTCGCGCGGCGGGCGTGGCGTGATCGTGCACGAAAATCCGCGAGCCGACGAGCTGGCTACACTCCCGGAGGATTCGATTATTCAAGAGTTCGCTCCCGGTGAGGAATACGCGCCGAACGTGTTCGTCTCAAACGAGCGTACCGAGTGCGTCGTGCTGCGGAAGACCGCCCTGGCTTATGGACATCACGGTAATGCGGTGGCCACGGAAGTGGTTGACGAACCGGGGATCGCGCAGTTGGCGATCGACGCCGCGCGGGCGCTTAACTTGCGCGGTCCGGTGGATGTCGATATCCGGCGTCGTCGGGATGGAACACCGGTTGTGTTGGAAATCAACGCGCGCTTTGGCGCGAACTCGGCGAAAGCGCCAGTGATCGTCGAGGCCGCACTCGAACTGTTGGCTAACGCGCAGCCGAATCTGCGCCGCATGCCCGAACATGATCTGGATAAGGACGAGATTGGACGCTGGCTTGATGCGCAGGCTGCGATGAGCGCGCCGGCCGGCGAGGGGGTTGACAGCCAGTGA
- a CDS encoding Bax inhibitor-1/YccA family protein: MSNPIISNNPYFKTGQQRPNQAPQQYTGQPYGEQPYGGQPYGGQQYGGQPYGGQPYGGDPYAGQQHGGQQFGGQQFGGQPYGAQAFSAPVERMTYQDALNKIAILLGLTVISGVATAVLLPPTLWTPVAVGATVVAFVVGLILAFQRMVKPGLAIAYAVMEGVALGGITAAFELIFPGIAFQTILATAIIVGVTVALHYSGAVRTSSKGRKIVLAVMLGYLVFSLVNILLMVLGVFDNQAWGARGYEIAGIPLGVVLGAVMILVAAYVLIADFEDINTAIVNGAPKEFAWTTGIAIVMTILWIYVEVLRILAIFASND; encoded by the coding sequence ATGAGCAATCCGATTATCAGTAACAACCCGTATTTCAAGACGGGTCAGCAGCGCCCCAACCAGGCGCCGCAACAGTACACCGGCCAGCCTTACGGGGAACAACCATATGGCGGCCAGCCGTATGGCGGTCAACAGTATGGTGGCCAACCATACGGCGGTCAACCGTACGGCGGTGATCCGTACGCGGGTCAGCAACACGGCGGTCAGCAGTTCGGCGGCCAGCAGTTCGGTGGCCAACCATACGGCGCTCAGGCCTTCTCCGCGCCCGTAGAGCGCATGACGTACCAGGACGCTCTTAACAAGATTGCTATCTTGCTTGGGCTGACCGTCATCTCTGGTGTGGCCACGGCAGTGCTCTTGCCTCCGACCCTGTGGACCCCGGTGGCCGTGGGCGCCACGGTCGTCGCGTTCGTCGTTGGCCTTATCCTCGCGTTCCAGCGCATGGTCAAACCGGGCCTAGCCATCGCTTACGCCGTGATGGAAGGCGTGGCGCTCGGCGGGATTACCGCGGCTTTCGAGCTCATTTTCCCGGGTATCGCATTCCAGACGATCCTGGCCACCGCGATCATCGTGGGCGTGACCGTGGCCCTGCACTATTCGGGCGCGGTGCGCACGTCATCAAAGGGGCGCAAAATTGTTCTGGCCGTCATGCTCGGCTACCTGGTCTTCTCGCTCGTCAACATCCTCCTCATGGTTCTGGGTGTTTTCGACAACCAAGCCTGGGGCGCACGCGGATACGAGATCGCAGGTATCCCGCTCGGCGTGGTGCTCGGCGCAGTCATGATCCTCGTGGCTGCCTACGTGCTCATCGCCGATTTTGAAGACATCAACACGGCGATCGTCAACGGTGCTCCCAAGGAGTTCGCCTGGACCACCGGTATCGCTATCGTCATGACGATCCTGTGGATCTACGTTGAGGTGCTGCGTATCCTCGCAATTTTCGCGTCGAACGACTAA
- a CDS encoding ABC transporter ATP-binding protein, which translates to MITVENLTKDYGKTRAVDNLSFSLRPGAVTGFLGPNGSGKSTTMRCIVGLDRPTSGRVLIRGVEYGKLRSPLTMVGALLDGKAFHPGRTARQHLQIVAATHGFPKGRVDEVIAMTGLASVAKKKIGGFSLGMGQRLGIATALLGDPQVLIFDEPVNGLDPDGVRWVRHMMRELAREGRTVLVSSHLMSEMSQTADDLIIIGRGRFIDAGPITRFTESDRGVRVRVQGPDMAALHAALTEANWQVTNLPASNSFPTGAFEVPGAQREQIGNLLYTKGLEVHELTEIHSSLEDVFMELTSGAVEFNAGGPAQFGPHNGPTNFGPHN; encoded by the coding sequence ATGATCACCGTCGAAAATCTGACGAAGGATTATGGCAAAACACGCGCCGTTGACAATCTTTCGTTTTCTTTGCGCCCGGGAGCCGTGACGGGCTTTCTTGGCCCGAACGGCTCCGGTAAATCCACCACGATGCGCTGTATCGTTGGCCTTGACCGCCCCACGAGCGGCCGGGTTCTCATCCGCGGAGTGGAGTACGGCAAGCTTCGTTCTCCGCTGACCATGGTCGGCGCCCTGCTGGACGGCAAGGCATTCCACCCCGGTCGTACGGCACGCCAGCACTTGCAGATCGTTGCAGCCACGCACGGTTTCCCGAAAGGCCGCGTGGACGAAGTGATCGCCATGACCGGCCTAGCCTCCGTGGCGAAGAAGAAGATTGGCGGCTTTTCGCTCGGCATGGGCCAGCGCCTTGGCATCGCGACGGCGTTGCTCGGCGATCCCCAAGTTTTGATTTTCGACGAGCCCGTCAACGGCCTTGATCCCGACGGCGTACGCTGGGTACGTCACATGATGCGCGAGCTAGCTCGCGAAGGGCGCACGGTTCTCGTCTCCTCGCACCTGATGAGCGAGATGTCGCAGACCGCCGATGATCTCATCATTATCGGCCGCGGCCGTTTCATCGACGCCGGCCCGATCACCCGGTTCACCGAATCGGATCGCGGCGTGCGGGTCCGGGTGCAAGGCCCGGACATGGCAGCGCTCCACGCCGCCCTGACCGAGGCGAACTGGCAGGTGACCAACCTTCCGGCGTCGAACTCCTTCCCCACCGGAGCTTTCGAAGTGCCGGGCGCCCAACGCGAACAGATCGGCAACCTCCTCTACACCAAGGGCCTGGAAGTCCACGAGCTGACTGAGATTCATTCCTCGCTCGAGGACGTCTTTATGGAGCTGACCTCCGGCGCCGTCGAGTTTAATGCCGGCGGCCCCGCCCAGTTCGGACCGCACAACGGCCCCACCAACTTCGGACCGCACAACTAG